From Candidatus Methylomirabilota bacterium, one genomic window encodes:
- the ugpC gene encoding sn-glycerol-3-phosphate ABC transporter ATP-binding protein UgpC, with product MAQVVLKDLNKKYDEVHAVKDVNLTIRDKEFMVFVGPSGCGKTTTLRMVAGLEEITAGEISIGDRVVNDLPPKDRDIAMVFQNYALYPHMSVYDNMAFGLKMRKFPKAEIAKRVQDAAEILGIHELLKRKPRQLSGGQRQRVAVGRAIVRHPQVFLFDEPLSNLDAKLRVQMRVELKRLHERLETTAIYVTHDQVEAMTLGSRVVVMRDGWVQQVGEPLEIYSRPANKFVAGFIGSPAMNFIPVTIAEANGAIYAEASGLRIKVPADKAAPLKAYKGQSITLGIRPEDLRVGSGADSSDLSFDAVVEVVEPLGSEILLDVAVAGQSVVCRVEPTVKAKPHDKIRLAFVPERIHFFDTKTEAVLK from the coding sequence ATGGCACAGGTAGTTCTCAAGGACCTCAACAAGAAGTACGACGAGGTGCACGCCGTCAAGGACGTGAACCTCACGATCCGCGACAAGGAGTTCATGGTCTTCGTCGGCCCGTCGGGCTGCGGCAAGACCACGACCCTCCGCATGGTCGCGGGTCTCGAGGAGATCACCGCCGGGGAGATCTCGATCGGCGACCGGGTCGTCAACGACCTGCCCCCGAAGGACCGGGACATCGCGATGGTGTTCCAGAACTATGCGCTCTATCCGCACATGAGCGTGTACGACAACATGGCGTTCGGACTCAAGATGCGCAAATTCCCGAAGGCGGAGATCGCCAAGCGGGTGCAGGACGCCGCCGAGATCCTGGGCATCCACGAGCTGCTCAAGCGCAAGCCGCGCCAGCTCTCGGGCGGACAGCGGCAGCGCGTCGCGGTGGGCCGGGCGATCGTGCGGCATCCGCAGGTGTTCCTGTTCGACGAGCCGCTGTCCAACCTGGACGCCAAGCTGCGCGTGCAGATGCGCGTGGAGCTGAAGCGCCTGCACGAGCGTCTGGAGACCACCGCCATCTACGTGACCCACGACCAGGTCGAGGCGATGACCCTCGGCAGCCGCGTGGTGGTCATGCGGGACGGCTGGGTCCAGCAGGTGGGCGAGCCGCTCGAGATCTACAGCCGGCCCGCCAACAAGTTCGTGGCCGGCTTCATCGGCTCCCCCGCCATGAACTTCATCCCGGTCACCATCGCGGAGGCCAACGGGGCGATCTACGCCGAGGCGAGCGGACTGCGGATCAAGGTGCCCGCCGACAAGGCGGCGCCGCTCAAGGCGTACAAGGGGCAGTCGATCACGCTGGGCATCCGGCCCGAAGACCTGCGGGTCGGTTCCGGCGCCGACTCGTCGGACCTGTCGTTCGACGCGGTGGTGGAAGTGGTGGAGCCCCTCGGCTCCGAGATCCTGCTGGACGTTGCGGTGGCCGGCCAGTCGGTGGTGTGCCGCGTGGAGCCGACCGTGAAGGCCAAGCCACACGACAAGATCCGGCTCGCGTTCGTGCCGGAGCGCATCCACTTCTTCGATACCAAGACCGAAGCGGTGCTCAAGTAA
- a CDS encoding extracellular solute-binding protein: MDQIAPRSIPRRRFLRTAAGATAGVASWLALGKAPAYAQKRELTFLSWNHFVPAADDELRKQAEAFGKANNCTVRVDTMAHLQMPAKIAAEAQSQSGHDMYRTASADPFLYENLLVNMDDLVNKLGKAGGGWYPFAAESCQTKSGWKAIPWFWVSFPGTYNMAHFKKAGFDGPPKTWDDLLKMGKVLKKQGNPVGIPISHCSDAHSTYWSVSWSFGAKVLEADGKTPAISSEKTAQVIEWYKELYKEAMEPEVLSWDDAGNNRFLLSGKGAWIHNPVSPYNAALANKQPIADDINHHNSPAGPAGTHSAPPNLSLGIWKFSKNQELAKEFIAYLFQKPNFDAWIVASNAFNHPPLKNLADHPIWARNPKFAMLPKEAEYGHPRGWPAKPNEAVQRIDDNYIMADMVAKAVNGMPAKRAMDWAQEQVALAVKGQLKVG; encoded by the coding sequence ATGGACCAGATCGCTCCCCGCAGCATTCCGCGACGTCGATTCCTCCGTACCGCTGCCGGCGCCACGGCCGGGGTGGCCTCCTGGCTCGCTCTGGGCAAGGCGCCCGCGTACGCCCAGAAGCGTGAGCTGACGTTCCTCAGCTGGAACCACTTCGTACCCGCCGCCGACGACGAGCTCCGCAAGCAGGCGGAGGCCTTCGGCAAGGCCAACAACTGCACGGTCCGCGTGGACACCATGGCGCATCTGCAGATGCCGGCCAAGATCGCGGCCGAGGCCCAGTCGCAGTCGGGCCACGACATGTACCGGACTGCAAGCGCCGATCCGTTCCTGTACGAGAACCTCCTCGTCAACATGGACGACCTGGTCAACAAGCTCGGCAAGGCGGGCGGCGGCTGGTATCCGTTCGCGGCCGAGAGCTGCCAGACCAAGTCCGGCTGGAAGGCGATCCCGTGGTTCTGGGTCTCGTTCCCGGGCACCTACAACATGGCCCACTTCAAGAAGGCCGGGTTCGACGGTCCCCCCAAGACGTGGGACGACCTCCTGAAGATGGGCAAGGTGCTGAAGAAGCAGGGTAACCCGGTCGGCATCCCCATCAGCCACTGCTCGGACGCGCACTCGACCTACTGGTCGGTGTCGTGGTCCTTCGGGGCCAAGGTGCTGGAGGCCGACGGCAAGACCCCCGCGATCAGCTCGGAGAAGACCGCGCAGGTCATCGAGTGGTACAAGGAGCTCTACAAGGAGGCGATGGAGCCGGAGGTCCTCTCGTGGGACGACGCCGGCAACAATCGCTTCCTCCTCTCCGGCAAGGGCGCCTGGATCCACAACCCGGTCAGCCCGTACAACGCAGCCCTGGCCAACAAGCAGCCCATCGCGGACGACATCAACCATCACAACAGCCCGGCCGGGCCGGCGGGCACGCACTCGGCGCCCCCGAACCTGAGCCTCGGCATCTGGAAGTTTTCCAAGAACCAGGAGCTGGCCAAGGAGTTCATCGCCTATCTCTTCCAGAAGCCGAACTTCGACGCCTGGATCGTGGCGTCCAACGCGTTCAACCACCCGCCGCTGAAGAACCTCGCCGATCATCCGATCTGGGCGCGGAATCCGAAGTTCGCGATGCTGCCCAAGGAAGCGGAGTACGGTCATCCGCGGGGCTGGCCGGCCAAGCCCAACGAGGCGGTGCAGCGCATCGACGACAACTACATCATGGCCGACATGGTGGCCAAGGCGGTCAACGGCATGCCGGCCAAGCGCGCGATGGACTGGGCCCAGGAGCAAGTCGCGCTCGCGGTGAAGGGGCAGCTGAAGGTCGGCTAG
- a CDS encoding sugar ABC transporter permease: MAVGPRVLEVIGASGPGRLSRLREWWEQEHVFGYGLIVPAVVLLLALVAFPFGMAIYFSLSDYWVGSPGAFVGLANYREILSNETFRQTVQNSFVFTGIALTLKIVLGVWLAMLLARSLPMKRVIRGIVLLPFVIPTALSTLAWLWMFDSLYSVVNWTAIRLHLMSPPGPNWLGQSTYAMAAVIVVNVWRGLPFFAITVLAGLMAVPREYLEAAEVDGAGSWGRFWHVTLPLLKPVLAVVILFSTIFTFGDFNIVQVLTRGGPINTTHLFATLAYQVGLQGGNLGQGAAISLFIFPLLALVVFFQLRYIRRE, encoded by the coding sequence GTGGCGGTCGGGCCGCGCGTTCTCGAGGTCATCGGGGCCTCGGGCCCCGGTCGCCTCTCGCGTCTCCGCGAGTGGTGGGAGCAGGAGCACGTCTTCGGCTACGGCCTCATCGTGCCCGCGGTCGTGCTGCTGCTCGCCCTCGTCGCCTTCCCGTTCGGGATGGCGATCTACTTCAGCCTGTCCGACTACTGGGTCGGCTCCCCCGGCGCCTTCGTCGGGCTGGCGAACTACCGGGAGATCCTGTCCAACGAGACCTTCCGCCAGACCGTCCAGAACTCGTTCGTCTTCACCGGCATCGCGCTCACCTTGAAGATCGTCCTCGGGGTCTGGCTCGCCATGCTGCTGGCCCGGAGCCTACCGATGAAGCGGGTGATCCGCGGCATCGTGCTGCTGCCCTTCGTGATCCCGACCGCGCTGTCGACGCTGGCCTGGCTCTGGATGTTCGACTCGCTCTACAGCGTGGTGAACTGGACCGCGATCCGGCTGCACCTGATGAGCCCGCCCGGACCGAACTGGCTCGGACAGTCGACCTACGCGATGGCCGCGGTCATCGTCGTCAACGTCTGGCGCGGCCTGCCCTTCTTCGCGATCACCGTGCTGGCCGGGCTGATGGCCGTCCCGCGCGAGTATCTCGAGGCCGCCGAGGTGGACGGCGCCGGCTCGTGGGGCCGCTTCTGGCACGTCACCCTGCCCCTGCTGAAGCCGGTCCTCGCGGTGGTGATCCTCTTCTCCACGATCTTCACCTTCGGTGATTTCAACATCGTCCAGGTGCTGACCCGCGGCGGCCCGATCAACACCACCCACCTCTTCGCCACCCTCGCGTACCAGGTTGGACTGCAGGGGGGCAACCTCGGCCAGGGCGCGGCGATCTCGCTCTTCATCTTCCCGCTCCTGGCGCTGGTGGTCTTCTTCCAGCTGCGCTACATCCGGAGGGAGTAG
- a CDS encoding carbohydrate ABC transporter permease encodes MVIARSHRARLRSNLFAYANLLPYVFFVLFPFYFMVVTSFKSNAELYNLQSIPFWIQTGAILDHYALLFQKTDFVTWMKNSLLVAVVATSASVVISILAGYSLARLRFRGAGSFGTAVFVTYLVPPTLLFLPLSQVVVWLGLADSTLALMVTYPTFLVPFCTWLLMGYFRTIPREVEECALVDGATRMQTLWRVVLPMAVPGIICAVLFSFTLCWNEFTYALTFISQSAHKTAVVGVTSDLIRGDIYFWGSLMAGALLASIPIVIIYVLFLDYYVSGLTAGAVKG; translated from the coding sequence ATGGTGATCGCCAGGAGCCACCGGGCCCGCCTCCGCTCGAACCTCTTCGCGTACGCGAACCTGCTGCCGTACGTGTTCTTCGTGCTGTTCCCCTTCTATTTCATGGTGGTGACCTCGTTCAAGTCCAACGCCGAGCTCTACAACCTGCAGTCGATCCCCTTCTGGATCCAGACCGGCGCCATCCTCGACCATTACGCGCTGCTCTTCCAGAAGACCGACTTCGTGACCTGGATGAAGAACAGCCTGCTGGTGGCGGTGGTGGCCACCTCCGCCTCGGTGGTCATCTCGATCCTGGCCGGCTACAGCCTGGCCCGTCTGCGCTTCCGCGGCGCCGGCTCCTTCGGCACCGCGGTGTTCGTCACCTACCTGGTGCCGCCCACCCTGCTCTTCCTGCCGCTCTCGCAGGTGGTGGTCTGGCTCGGGCTCGCCGACTCGACCCTGGCCCTCATGGTCACCTATCCCACGTTCCTGGTCCCCTTCTGCACCTGGCTGCTCATGGGGTATTTCCGCACCATTCCGCGGGAAGTGGAGGAGTGCGCCCTGGTGGACGGGGCGACCCGCATGCAGACGCTCTGGCGGGTGGTGCTGCCGATGGCGGTGCCCGGGATCATCTGCGCGGTGCTCTTCAGCTTCACGCTCTGCTGGAACGAGTTCACCTACGCCCTGACCTTCATCTCCCAGTCCGCGCACAAGACCGCGGTGGTGGGCGTCACCTCGGACCTCATTCGCGGCGACATCTATTTCTGGGGCTCGCTGATGGCCGGGGCGCTGCTCGCCAGCATCCCGATCGTGATCATCTACGTCCTGTTTCTCGACTACTACGTCTCCGGCCTGACCGCTGGCGCCGTCAAGGGATAG
- a CDS encoding sugar ABC transporter permease, with protein MRSRRRAAVRRRREIGLAYLLLAPTVLLIGGVLAYPLAWEIWASFTSLSPQQDGTATFVGLDNYRHHLADRQFWVAAAVTVAHAAVTTVAKLVLGLGFALLLARPFRGRALVFLAVFLPWAYPASVSVIGWYWTLSPPITTAYSVFMGTLKYAVDNALGTGAWAFLSVTLFNIWRGSSFIGVLLLAGINAVPPELFEYATLESKSAWQRFWAVTVPLLRPFLALGVFLSLTTGFADLANVWMLTAGRIIFPVIGTQAYWLAIGAGQLGPASALSLLLVPFLLAALVVLFRLFEPPDREAA; from the coding sequence ATGCGCTCTCGGCGCCGCGCGGCCGTGCGGCGGCGGCGCGAGATCGGGCTGGCCTACCTCCTGCTCGCCCCGACCGTCCTGCTGATCGGCGGCGTCCTCGCCTACCCGCTGGCCTGGGAGATCTGGGCGAGCTTCACCAGCCTGTCGCCGCAGCAGGATGGGACGGCCACGTTCGTCGGACTCGACAACTACCGCCACCATCTCGCGGATCGACAGTTCTGGGTCGCGGCGGCGGTCACGGTGGCCCACGCGGCGGTGACGACCGTCGCCAAGCTCGTGCTGGGCCTCGGGTTCGCCCTGCTGCTCGCCCGCCCGTTTCGGGGACGGGCGCTGGTGTTCCTCGCCGTCTTCCTGCCCTGGGCCTACCCGGCCAGCGTCAGCGTGATCGGCTGGTACTGGACGCTCAGCCCGCCGATCACGACCGCCTACAGCGTGTTCATGGGAACGTTGAAGTACGCGGTCGACAACGCGCTCGGGACCGGCGCCTGGGCCTTCCTCAGCGTGACGCTCTTCAACATCTGGCGGGGCAGCTCGTTCATCGGCGTGCTGCTGCTGGCCGGCATCAACGCGGTCCCGCCCGAGCTGTTCGAGTACGCGACGCTCGAGTCGAAGAGCGCGTGGCAGCGCTTCTGGGCAGTGACGGTGCCCCTGCTCCGGCCCTTCCTGGCGCTCGGCGTCTTCCTGTCGCTTACGACCGGATTCGCCGACCTGGCCAATGTCTGGATGCTGACCGCGGGGCGGATCATCTTCCCGGTCATCGGCACCCAGGCGTACTGGCTCGCGATCGGCGCGGGGCAGCTCGGGCCCGCGTCCGCCCTGTCCCTGCTGCTCGTGCCGTTCCTCCTCGCGGCGCTGGTGGTGCTCTTCCGGCTCTTCGAGCCGCCGGACCGGGAGGCCGCGTGA
- a CDS encoding carbohydrate ABC transporter permease, whose product MRASRGWRRLGRGGLVLLVVVYCLFPIYFVLVQSLKSAEEDIFGNPLIVLHPTFENFEELFVPSGKPRSFVGTVLRRNYPFFVWLENTIVVFTGTIVITLLIAVAAAYALGRLRPPGFRWWRRVIFATYVIPQTILFVPLYHVVNALGLDDNLLVLVLVYPTTALPFCVWMLSVYFQHLPREIEDAALIEGASRATAFFRIILPLSRPVLVAAGIFTLGTIASDFTIASVFLLSDINQTIPAGLGTMEVALDELLAVAGINLMAIPIVVISACFARGYVRGLTAAMVEGA is encoded by the coding sequence GTGAGAGCGTCCCGCGGGTGGCGTCGGCTCGGCCGGGGCGGCCTCGTGCTGCTGGTGGTGGTGTACTGCCTCTTCCCGATCTACTTCGTCCTCGTGCAGTCCCTGAAGTCGGCCGAGGAGGACATCTTCGGCAACCCGCTGATCGTCCTCCACCCCACCTTCGAGAACTTCGAGGAGCTGTTCGTGCCGAGCGGCAAGCCGCGCAGCTTCGTCGGGACCGTCCTGCGCCGCAACTATCCGTTCTTCGTGTGGCTCGAGAACACGATCGTGGTCTTCACCGGCACCATCGTCATCACGCTCCTGATCGCGGTGGCCGCGGCGTACGCTCTCGGCCGTCTCCGGCCCCCGGGCTTCCGGTGGTGGCGGCGGGTGATCTTCGCGACCTACGTGATCCCCCAGACCATCCTGTTCGTGCCGCTCTACCACGTCGTCAACGCCCTGGGCCTCGACGACAATCTCCTGGTCCTGGTGCTCGTCTACCCCACCACCGCGCTGCCCTTCTGCGTCTGGATGCTGTCGGTCTACTTCCAGCACCTGCCCCGCGAGATCGAGGACGCGGCCCTGATCGAAGGGGCGAGCCGGGCCACCGCCTTCTTCCGGATCATCCTGCCTCTCAGCCGGCCGGTGCTGGTGGCCGCCGGCATCTTCACGCTCGGCACGATCGCGAGCGACTTCACCATCGCCTCGGTCTTCCTCCTGAGCGACATCAATCAGACCATCCCGGCCGGGCTCGGCACCATGGAGGTGGCGCTCGACGAGCTGCTGGCGGTGGCCGGGATCAACCTGATGGCCATCCCGATCGTGGTGATCTCGGCCTGCTTCGCGCGCGGCTACGTCCGGGGCCTCACCGCGGCGATGGTGGAGGGGGCCTGA